GAAAAAAGACCCCGCCGCCTGGGCGAGGAGTGGGAACAGCAGTAGGGCAGCCAGCAAACGCATGGGCCTATGATGGAGGGTAGCAGGGCTCAACGTCAAGATGCTTGGCAAAAGGGGGCTGGCTGTGGAGTATTCTTTCCCATGAACGCACCCCGCCCCTGGATGATCGCTGAAACGAACTGGCAGCAGGTCAAAGACACCCGCTACGAAGTCGCCGTGCTGCCCTGGGGAGCCACCGAGGCGCACAACTGGCACCTGCCCTACGCCACAGACAGCCTGCAAAACGAGGCCATGTGCGCCGAGGCAGGCCGCATCGCCTGGGAAACTGGGGCCAAAGTGGCCATCCTGCCCAACATCCCCTTTGGCGTGCAGACGGGCCAGCTCGACATCCCCTTTTGCATCAACATGAACCCCAGCACGCAGATGGCCGTGCTGGAGGACATCATCGCTTCTCTGGAAGGCGTGGGCGTGCCGAAGTTCGTCCTCTTCAATGGCCATGGAGGCAATGACTTCCGCCAGATGCTGCGGGAGCTGCAGGCCCGCCACCCGCGCATTTTCCTCTCGGTGGTGAATTGGTTCGGCATCAGCAGCGGCAAGGACATCTTCACCATCGTGGGTGATCATGCCGATGAACGCGAAACCAGCCTGCTGCTGCATCTGCACCCCGACCTGGTTTTGCCCAAAGATCAATGGGGACCAGGCACGGACAACCTATGGAAAATCACGGCCATGCGGGAGAAATGGGCCTGGGCACCACGCGCCTGGACTCAGGCCACAAATGACACAGGATCGGGCGATCCCCAGCACGCCACGGCGGAAAAGGGAGCGCGTTATTTTGAGCGGCTCACCAACCAGTTTGCCAGCTATCTGGTGGATCTGGCAGCAGCAGATCCCACTGCGTTGTATCAGCCCGCGCTCTAAAGTTGCGAGCGCTAGGGCGTCTCCCATAGAAAGGGGGCATCCTACGGTGGCCTGGAAGAGCTATTAACCATTTGCGCCGGACTAACCCTACAACGGGGACTCGTATCCAGCCTCAAGCCCCAGCATTGATGGTGATGCGCTTCTCAGGGATCGGAGAATCAATGATGCCCAGTTCCGTCTCCTGGCGCAGGCGTAGCTGGCCACAGGCAGCGGCGATGTCATGCCCCTTTTCCCGGCGCAGCGTGGCCTTCACCCCGGCATTCAGCAGCACATCGCGGAACTCATCCTGATGCGGCTCGCTGGGGCGCACCCAGGGAAGCCCCTCCACAGTATTGTAAGGGATGAGGTTCACTTTGGCATCCAGCCCTTTGGCCCGTTTAGCCAGACGATGTGCTTGGTCCAGGCCATCGTTCACATCCTTGATGAGGATGTATTCAAAGGTGATGTGCTGCTTGCGCTTGGACCGCCAGTAAGACAGGGCCTCGAAGAGTTCATCGAGGTTGTACTTCTCATTCACCGGCATGATCTTGTTTCGCACTTCGTCACTGGCCCCGTGCAGGGAGATGGCGAGACGGATTTGCAGGGGGAAATCGGCCAATCGTTTGATCTGCGGGGCCAGGCCGCTGGTGCTCACCGTCATGTGCCGCGCACCGATGCCGATGCCCCATTCAGCATTGAGGATCTCGATCGCTTTGATGACGTTGCTGTAATTGGAAAGCGGCTCGCCCATGCCCATGAAGACCAGATTATCCATCCGCTCTCCGCTGTAGGCTTCTACCTGGACGATCTGCTCCACGATCTCGGAGGTGGTCAGGTTTCGGGTGAAACCGGCCAAACCACTGGCGCAAAATTTGCAGTCGTAGGCGCAGCCCACTTGGCTGGAAACGCAGAGCGTATGGCGGTCTGAGGCCTCGCCATACAGCGCCGGATTGGCCGGGATGAGCACGGTTTCGACAAAACGTCCATCGTGTAGCTTCAGCAGGAATTTGCGCGTGGTGTCCTTGGAGCCGGTCACGGTCGCGATGGTCATCGTCCGGGTGACAAACTTCTCCGTCAGCGTCTGGCGGAGGCCCTTGGACAGGTTCGACATCGCCTCGATGCTCACGGCCCGTTTGGCAAAGGTCCAGTCAATCACCTGCTTGGCGCGGAAGGCGGGCTCGCCCAGTTCAGCCATGAGGGAGGTGATCTCCGGCGGCGTCAGGCCGAGGAGGGACAGGGGAGCGGCAGATTTGAGAGGGGCAGCGGTCAAAGTAAAACGAGGCAGTCAGGCACAAGTCAGAGCAGGAAGGCGTCCTGCAGGGTGATTTGTCCGTCCCGCAGGGTGTAGCGGGCCAGCCAGACATCAGCTATCGCCGAAGAAGTGCTTAAAACAACTTGGTTCTCGCCCACCGGGTGGCGCAGAAAGCTGCGGCCCGAGGTCTCTAGCCGGGGCAATTCCGCCCAACTGGGCAGGCCCAGCCCGGCGATGACGCTGCCCGGCGGCAGGGGCGTGGGGTCCATGCACCAGGCCGGGGGGATGATGTGCAAAAGGTGGGCGTAGTGGCTGGCGCGCAGTTCCGCCGTCCAGAAATCCCGCAGGGCGGGCAGATGCAGCAGCGCCTGCCAAGCCGGATGCTGGACGGGGGAAAGAGCCCCCTCCGCACGCAGCAGCCCAGCCTCCAGGCGGATCTCGAAGCTCTCAGGCACAGGTGTCGGCAGGGGCTCCTGCGGCATCCAGCTTTGCAGAAAGGCGGTGAGCGACTCAGGCAACCTGCCTTTGCGCCAGCGCCCTTGCAGCATCGTCATGGCATTCAGCCAGCGTGTGCATTCATATCCCAGCGGGCGCAGATCTTTCCAGGCTGGATGATCATCTGGCAGGCGATGGGCAGCGGGGGCGGACATGGTCCTCTAAATAACGGCAGGCCATGCCGACCTGCCAATAAAAAGGAGCGGGGCCCGCAGACCACCGCTCCTGAAAAAACATTGAGGCTCCGTGCCCGATTATTTGCCGGGGACGGCTGGCATCTTCATTTCCTGATAACCTTCAGGCAGGGCAAAGGCGCTGTCTTCCACCTTTTCTTCCTTGGCGGAGACCAGCTCAGACACAGTGGACTTGCCCATCATGGTCATTTCAGATTTGATCACCATGCCAGGAAAATCGCTGGCCTGAGGGGAAAGGGCAGCGGCAGGGTTGCCCATGGCCTTCATCAGTTTGTCCTGGGCAGCATTCAGTTCCTGGTACCCAGGAAAGTCGTTGGCCACCCAAAATTTGCCGCTGCCGATCTGGCCGCTCCAAGTGTAAACTTCACAATCGTAGGCACCCACTTTTTCCTTCTGACCAGTGGCCACCGGCTTCTCCGCAGGCTTGTTGCCGCCCATCGCACCTCCAGCCATGGCCATCATCGCCTTGAGTGATTCTGCATCCATCTTCATCATCATTTTCTGGGCATGCATCAGCATCACCATGTTACCAGCGGCACCGTCAGCGACCACGCTCATCTGCTGGCCCACGTCCATGCGTGTTTTGTCCCCTTTGATCTTGATGCTCACTTCTTGTGTCTGCCCATCAGTCGTGGCTTTTTGAATCACCACCCAATCGGCGAAAGACGTCTGAATGGCAGCCAAAGAAACGGCGAGAAGTAGAAGAGATTTTTTCATAAAGGTTTTGATGGTATCTGAAACGCGCCCGTCAGGTCAATCTGGATTCCCTGACAAATGCGTCAGAAATCGGCTCAAACACCCGATTTGGATGGGCCTGCTTTCCGTAGCGCCTCACTCGCTAAACCTAACCGATCCAGCACCGCGATGATGGTGAGCAGGGAATTTCCTTCCAGCCGATTGTTCACAAACAAAAACGAAGGCTTCGTCTTGCTCCGTGCCGCATCCGCCCGGCGCATTTCGATGATGGCCGACGCCGCTTGGCGCGCCTCTTCATTGATCTCTTTGGTGGACTGATAGGGCTGAAAGGTCTGCACCGCCTGCTCATAGGTGCGGCCCGGCTTCAGCAGGAACAGCGCTGCGACAAATTCATCACTGGTTAGGCTACCCGGGATCTCCAACTGCTCCGCCACGCTCGGCATGTGCGTCCAGTTATTCAGGACATGGGTCACGCCATGGCTGCGCAGCATGGCAAAGTAGTCCGGATGCAGCATGGAACGATTGCGCACCTCCACGCCATATTGCCAACCTTTGGGCAACTGAGAGAAGAAGCCATCCAGCAGATCCACAAAGTCCCGCCCACGCTGGAAATCACGCGGGTGGAAATGACTGAACTCAAACATGAGCACGCCCATCTTTTCATGATGCGGCTCGCACGAGGCGAGGAAGGCGCTGCGGAACAGCTCGGCATTTAGAAAATGCGGATTTCGCTGGCCTCCGCGTTCACCATAACGCGGCAGTTTGGGGAAGGTGCGCGCGGTGATCTCATCCGTCACCTTGAAGGAAAATTTAAACCCCTCAGGCACCTGAGCACAGAGATCGGCGATGTACTTGGGCGAAGGAAATTTGTAATAACCTGCATCCACACAGACCGTGCGGAAGACCTGCGCATACTCCTCCAGGCACTCGCGCTCAAAGCGACTTTCGGCAAATTTACCTCGGTATAGATACCGCTCCTCCTCATAGAGCAGTCCCTTCCAGCCCGGATATTTCCAGGAAGAAGTGCCGATGAAAATATTCTGCTCTGCCAAGAGATGCAGGGCAGTTTTTAAAGCCGCATGGGGTAGAGTGGGACCGGCAGGGGTGAACATCAGCACGGCTAAATTACACAAGCTGTGCTTTTGTCGCAATCGCGGGCGCTTTGCTTTCGTTCCCAGGGCTCTTTCCTCATGCGCCGTCTTTTCTTCCTCGCTCTGTTTTGCCTTTCAGCCCTCTCAGGACTGCACGCCGCACCGCCGCCGAACATTGTCTTCATCCTCAGCGATGACCACAGTTACCCATTTCTAGGCTGCTATGGGCGGCCGGAAATGAAGACTCCGCACTTGGATCAATTCGCCGCGGAGGGCATGAAGTTCCACCGCATGTTCACCGGGGCCCCGCAGTGTGTGCCCTCACGGGCCACCTTCCTCACCGGGCGCTCTCCGGTGGCCTGCCGCATCACGCGATTCAGCTCGCCCCTGCCTCGCGATGAAATCACCTACCCGGAGATCCTGAAAAAGGAGGCCGGGTATTTCGTGGGTGTCCTGGGCCGCAGTTATCATCTGGATGGTTCTGGCCGCAGCCCCGAGGCCAGCGCGCGGGTGTTTGAGGCCAACCAACTCCAGACTTTCAAAGAACGCTTCGACTACGTGGACTCGACTGGCCAGAACACCATCCCGGAGACGATGAAGGCCTTTTTTGATCAACGTCCCAAAGACAAGCCCTACTACCTCTGGGTCAATTTCAGCGATCCCCATCACCCCTGGGACACGGGCACCAACGCGCCCGATCCTGCCAAGCTCACCGTACCCGGCAGCCTGCCAGACCTGCCCGGAGTGCGGGCTGACCTGTCCCGCTACGAGAGCGAGATCGAGCACATGGACACCGACTTCAAACGCGTGCTGGACATCGTCAAAGAACGCGCCGGATTGGATAACACGCTCATCGTTTTCACGGGTGACAACGGCATGGCCTTCCCCAGTGGCAAAGGCAGCCTGCATGACCCGGGCCTGAATGTCCCCCTCATCGTCTGGTGGCCTGGCACCATCCAGCCCGGCAGCGAATCCCGCGCTCTCATCTCCGGTGAAGACGTGGCCCCCACCTGCCTGGAGGCCGCTGGCCTGCCTGTGCCTAACCGCATCAGTGGCAAAAGTTTCCTCCGCCTGCTGCGCGGCCAGCCTTTCCAACCACGCCAGCACATCTTTGCCGAACGCGGCCCTCATGGCAGCAGCACCTTCAATGAAGGCGTCTCAGCAGCGAGCGTGGACTACAGCCGTGCCGTGCGCAGCGACCGCTACAAACTCATCTACAACGTCACCCCCAGCCACCGCTACTCCCCCGTGGACAGCGCCGGGGACCCGAGCTGGCAAGACATCGTGAAAGCTCACGAGGGGAAGCAACTCGACAGCGCTTTTGAAACCCTCTGGTTCACCAGCCCACGCGCCGTCTATGAACTTTACGACCTGGACACCGACCCCAGTGAACTGCGCAATCTCGCGGGTCAGCCCGACATGAAGGACATCGAGCAGCAGCTCAAAGAAGCCCTTCAGGAAAAGATGATCCTGGACTACGATTACCTCCCCCTGCCCATCGCAGGCACGCCGAAAAAGAAAGCCGCTGAGAAGAATCAAGCCGCAAAGAATGATCCCAACCGCGAGAAACAATTCGCCCAAAAAGACAGGGACAAAGATGGGGTGCTGAGCTGGGACGAATTCCGCCAAGGGCGCAGTGCCGCGGACGCGGAAGGTTGGTTCAAAGCCCGTGACCAAGATGCCAACGGCAGCCTCAGCCGCGAAGAATTCATCACCGCCAAAGTGCCCAATCCGCCCAAGAAATAACCTGCTTTCCCAGCCTCATGAAAAGCTTTCTCCTCACCTTGTTCGCCTCTCTGGCGCTGCTCAGCACGTGCGCCAATGCAGCAGATCGGCCTAACGTATTGTTTATCATCTTTGATGACTGGGGCTGGCGTGATGCTGGAGCTTATGGCTCCACCTGGGTCAAGACACCGAACTTTGACCGCATCGCCAAAGAAGGCATCCTTTTCAAAAACGCCTACACCTCAAATCCCAAATGCAGCCCCTGCCGCGCCAGCATCCTGACCGGGCGCAATACCTGGCAGCTCGAGGAAGCCTCCTGCCACAACGGCATCTTCCCTCCCAAGTTCGCCGTGTATCCCGATCTCGTCCAGGCGGCTGGTTACAGCCTCGGCCTCACCGGCAAAGGCTGGGGCCCGGGTGATTTTAAACTCAATGGCCGCACTCAAAACCCTGCCGGACCCAGCTTCGACGAACACACCGTCGCCCCTCCTGCCAAAGGCATGGGTAAGAACGACTACGGCAAGAACTTCGAAGCCTTCATGAGCCAACGTGAAAGGGGCAAGCCTTTCTGCTTCTGGATGGGTTTTCAGGAGCCTCACCGTGCCTACGAACCGGACTCGGGAGTACGAATGGGTAAGAAACTGGAAGACGTGGTGGTGCCACCTTATTTCCCAGACACCTCCATCGTACGCGGTGACCTGGCCGATTACGCTATCGAAGTGGAATACGCCGATGCCTACATCGGCAAAGCCCTAGCCACCCTGGAGGCAGCAGGTGAACTGGACAACACCCTCATTGTGGTCACGTCCGATCACGGCATGCCCTTCCCCTACGTCAAAGGCCAGATCCACGAAGATGGATTCCACCTGCCGCTGGCCATGCGCTGGGGCAAAGGCATCCAGCCTGGGCGGGTGGTGGAGGACTTTATCAACGTGCGCGATTTTGCCCCCACGTTCCTCGAACTGGCCGGAGTGAAACCGCATGAACAGATGACGGGCAAGAGCCTCGTCAACATCCTCCGCTCGCCCAAGTCAGGCTTCATCGAAGATCGCAAAATCATGCTCGCGGGCAAAGAGCGGCACGACCTCGGGCGGCCTAACGACTGGGGTTATCCCGTGCGCGCCATCCGCACTCCCGAGTACCTTTACGTGCATAACTTCCACCCCGAACGCTGGCCCGCCTGCAATCCCGAAACCGACTTTGGCAACTGCGATCCCAGTCCCACGAAGGAACTCATCAAAGCTCTCGGTGGAACCTATTATGAAATGGCCTTTGGCAAACGCCCCGCCGATGAACTTTACCGCCTCAGCGATGACCCCTCCGGCATTCGCAACCTCGCCAACGACCTCGCTTTCACCCCGGTGCTGAATGAACTGCGCGATAAGATGATGAGCCTGCTCAAAGAAGAAGGCGATCCCCGCGCTCTCGGCAACGGAGCCATCTTTGATACCTATCAATACCTCGCCAGCCGCAAAAAGGGCTACGACACCTGGCTCAAAGCCCAAGACACCGCCCTGGCGGAATCCATCAAGGCCAAAGCCGTCGAAGTGAATGACAAACACCGCGCGCGTCCGCCGAAGGTGAAGCCCGTGCCGTGAGGAGCGGCGCAGTGGTCTTGAATGTGGAAGGTGTCGCGTTCGAGGAAGGGGCACCCTTTTGCGAATGAGTGCTGATTTAAAAGCGAACGACGGTGGTTTGGTCTTCAGCCAATGAGGACGAAAAAACGTCCTCCCTCGCCCCGCTTGCGGAGAGCAGGGCTGGGGTGAGGGGCGGTCGAGAGCTCTCGAGGGTGGAGTGCAGAAACGCCGTTTTGCGTAAAAGCACACCCTTTCACGAACGAGATCCTTTGCCCTCTGCCCACCCCCAAAAAACCGAAGAACCAAAATAAAAACTCATTTCACTACAATTGTAGTTGCCTAACCACGACAAATGTAGTGAAATAAACAAATCATGCCAGCCCCTGACATCTCCGATTCCGAATGGTCCGTCATGGAAGCCCTCTGGGAGCGTGCTCCCCAGACCGCTTCCGAAGTCACACGCACTCTCAAGCCCACGATGAAATGGGCAGAAAACACGGTGCGCACTCTGCTCACCCGCCTTGTGGAGAAAGGCGCGCTGAAGACGGATGCTAACACCAGCGGCACCCGCACCTACCTGCCCGCTGTGAAGCGCGAGGCCTGCGTGCGGGCGGAGAGTGACTCCTTCCTCCAGCGTGTCTTCCAGGGCGCTGCCAAGCCCCTGCTCATCCACTTTGCCCAGAACAGCAAACTCACCCCTGAAGAGGTGAAGGAGCTCAAAAAACTGCTCGACCAATCACTCGACCGCTAACCACCATGAACCTGTCTGCCCAACTCTTTGAATGGGTGCTCGCCACCAGCCTTCGTGCTTCACTTCTTACAGGAGCCGTGCTCTTGATCCAGGCCGCTTTGCATCGGTATCTCACCCCCCGCTGGCGCTACGCTCTGTGGCTGCCTGTTCTCGCCACACTGCTCATGCCGAGCCTGCTGGAAAGCCGATGGAGCGCAGAAACCCTCCTCTCTTCCACGGCAGAGGAATCCGTGATTCCACCAGCCGCGCAGCCTCTTCCAATCGTCATGGAAATGGACGCCCTAGCGGTCACAATCCCACCCGTCGCCGCAAAGCCTTTTGACTGGCAGTTCGCCCTTACCACGACCTGGGCCGTAGGCTGCGGCGCATTGCTGATCTGTGGAACCGTTTCCCTTTGGCTCACCTTGCGGCGCTATCGGTGCAGCGCCATTCCAGCACCTGCCGATCTTCTCCATGAAATCGAGCAACTGGCAGCCGAGATGCATCTGAACCGCCTACCGCGTGTCTTGGTGTCTCCTCGGGTGAGCAGCCCCGCCACCACCGGAGTGTGGCGCCCTACTTTAATGTTACCCTCTCGGTTAGGCGATCAATTCACTCCGGCGGAAATCCGCCTCATTCTCAAGCATGAACTCATGCATCTAAAGCGCGGGGACCTGCCGATGAATCTGCTGCTCTGTGGGCTAATGGCCGTGCATTGGTTCAATCCCCTACTCTGGCTGGCGTTCTTTAAAGCCCGCACGGATCGCGAAGCCGCCTGCGATGCCCAAGTGCTGACCCATGGCTCCAAGGAATGTCGCCTCCACTATGGCCATGCCCTGCTGAAGATGGAGTCCGCTTTCGGCCCTCATGGTTTGAGTCTGGGTTTTGTCGGCATCTTCCAGCGCGGGGCCGCTCTGCGCACCCGCATCCAGGCCATTGCGCGATTTCAAAGATCTCATCCCCTCATGCGCATGCTCGTGGTGAGCGCGATGGCGGTGCTGACTTTCCTGGGCAGCACCCGTGCCCAGACGCCCCAAGGCACTACGGACAAGGAAGACCTCAACTTCGCTCTAGGTCAGTCACGTTTCCGCAGCGGGGATGCACTGCACATCACGTCCGTAGAAAGGTCGGCGGATTCTCTCACCGTCACGGGTGAGTATGAACTGACCAGCCAAGATGGAGCCACCCTGGGGCTCTACATCACCTCGCTGGAGTCGCCGCCCAAAGGCATCTTAAACGGACCTAACCAACAAGTCGTTGTGAAGAAAGGACGCGGCCAGTTTTCTCTCACCCTGCCCCAACCTTACCCTGGCCTGCCACATTTGACTTTCTACAAACTCGCCCCCCCGAGCAATCACAACGCCTTCGGCGCGATCTACTTTGGCACGAAGGCTGAAGCGGAAGCTTCGCACAAGCTCAACCTCAACTACCTGGCTCACGATGCCCCCGACCCCACCGTTACGAACAAGTACTTGCTGGAAAAACTCGACCGCATCGTGCTTCCACATATCCAGTTCCGTGGAGCTACCCTAGAGGAAGTCGTGGAGTTTTTAAACGTGAAAGCCAAGGAGTATGACACCGCTGAACCCGATGAGACTCGAAAAGGCGTTCCCTTCATAGTCGTACATAGCCCAGGCACCGAGAACATCCTCAGTCTGGAACTCAAAAAAGTCTCGTTAGGAGAGGCTGTTCGATACGTCAGCGAACTGGCGGAGATGAAATTCAAAGTCGAACCGCATGCCGTAATCTTCATCCCTGCCACCGGTTCCACTCCATTGATAAAGGCCACTCCAGCCCCTGCTCAAATCCAAAAGGGCCGAGCCGGTGAACTGGGCCGCAAAATCATCCTGCCCCAGGTCCAGTTCAAAGAAGCCACCTTGGAAGAGGCCGCTGAATTCATTCGAAACAAAGTGCAAACTGCCTGTGATCGCATGGAGGAATCTCCCCTCAATATCATCATCAAACCCGGTGCTCCTGCCGGCATCAAGATCAGCCTCAGTCTCAAGGAGGTGCCTCTGGTGGAAGCCTTGCGCTACCTCGCTGAACTCTCGAACCATACGCTTCAATGGGATGATCACAGTTTCATCCTGGAGCCCCGTTGAGTCTCTAGTTACAGGGAGGACAGGAACTGCCCAAAAAACCTCGCGACTTCAAAAGATTTCATCCAAGCCCGCGATGAGCGAGCTTGGATGAAGAGCGTCTTTCGTAGAAGTGGCGGCAGCACCTCACTGCACAGTCACCGCACCATCGAGAATCTCGACCCGGAAACTGGCAAGTTCACCAGCATCCTTGCCGATGACGACGCTCACAGGATGAATCCCGGCAGGCAAGTCGAGCGTCAGCTCAGGCGTGATTTCTTTCACGGTCTGATCTCCCACCACGACTTCCACCGCCTTGGTGCTGCTGAGGCCCAGCTTGACCTTACCTGGACTGTCGAGCTTCAGGCTGAACTGGATGATTTTTGGGAACCAGGGATACATCTTGATCTGCTGGATCTCGCTCAGGGGAACGTCACCACTGACCTGTGAGAAAAGGAGCTGCCAAGGATAGCCGCCATCCTTCTCATGCAGGGCAGGCAGGCCAACGTGACGGACATGGTCAATGGCATCCTGGGTCATCGTGCCCATGACACGCCACGTGCGCACGTAGCGGTTCGGCTTGATCTTGTAGTCGCCCTCGCGGCCTAGTTCGGAAAGGAAGCGAACGAGGTCCACAAACTCATCTTCGCGCAGGCTGGCGGTGAGGCCCGGGGGCATCATGCTGGCGGGGCTCATCTGACGGCTGGCGATCTGTGCTTTCGGCACTTTCTGCATCTGGTTGGAAGGATCGCGAATGATGACTTCATCGCCGCCGTCCTGCACCAGCCCACCGCTGATCACCTTGCCATCGTGCGTGCCGATGATGATCATGTGGTAACCTTCTTTGATCTTCTTGCTGGGTTCCAACAGGCTCTCGATCAAGTAATCCACCGGGGCGCTGCCGCCGATGCTCACAAGGTTAGGCCCCAGAACACCACCCGAATCACCAATGGCGTGGCAAGTCAGACAGAGCAATTGCTGACGACGGTAGATCTGCTCCCCACGGGCGGCATTGCCCTGCTCCTTCACTTTCGCCAC
The Prosthecobacter algae DNA segment above includes these coding regions:
- a CDS encoding creatininase family protein, with translation MNAPRPWMIAETNWQQVKDTRYEVAVLPWGATEAHNWHLPYATDSLQNEAMCAEAGRIAWETGAKVAILPNIPFGVQTGQLDIPFCINMNPSTQMAVLEDIIASLEGVGVPKFVLFNGHGGNDFRQMLRELQARHPRIFLSVVNWFGISSGKDIFTIVGDHADERETSLLLHLHPDLVLPKDQWGPGTDNLWKITAMREKWAWAPRAWTQATNDTGSGDPQHATAEKGARYFERLTNQFASYLVDLAAADPTALYQPAL
- the rlmN gene encoding 23S rRNA (adenine(2503)-C(2))-methyltransferase RlmN; translation: MTAAPLKSAAPLSLLGLTPPEITSLMAELGEPAFRAKQVIDWTFAKRAVSIEAMSNLSKGLRQTLTEKFVTRTMTIATVTGSKDTTRKFLLKLHDGRFVETVLIPANPALYGEASDRHTLCVSSQVGCAYDCKFCASGLAGFTRNLTTSEIVEQIVQVEAYSGERMDNLVFMGMGEPLSNYSNVIKAIEILNAEWGIGIGARHMTVSTSGLAPQIKRLADFPLQIRLAISLHGASDEVRNKIMPVNEKYNLDELFEALSYWRSKRKQHITFEYILIKDVNDGLDQAHRLAKRAKGLDAKVNLIPYNTVEGLPWVRPSEPHQDEFRDVLLNAGVKATLRREKGHDIAAACGQLRLRQETELGIIDSPIPEKRITINAGA
- a CDS encoding DUF4412 domain-containing protein, which codes for MKKSLLLLAVSLAAIQTSFADWVVIQKATTDGQTQEVSIKIKGDKTRMDVGQQMSVVADGAAGNMVMLMHAQKMMMKMDAESLKAMMAMAGGAMGGNKPAEKPVATGQKEKVGAYDCEVYTWSGQIGSGKFWVANDFPGYQELNAAQDKLMKAMGNPAAALSPQASDFPGMVIKSEMTMMGKSTVSELVSAKEEKVEDSAFALPEGYQEMKMPAVPGK
- a CDS encoding DUF72 domain-containing protein translates to MFTPAGPTLPHAALKTALHLLAEQNIFIGTSSWKYPGWKGLLYEEERYLYRGKFAESRFERECLEEYAQVFRTVCVDAGYYKFPSPKYIADLCAQVPEGFKFSFKVTDEITARTFPKLPRYGERGGQRNPHFLNAELFRSAFLASCEPHHEKMGVLMFEFSHFHPRDFQRGRDFVDLLDGFFSQLPKGWQYGVEVRNRSMLHPDYFAMLRSHGVTHVLNNWTHMPSVAEQLEIPGSLTSDEFVAALFLLKPGRTYEQAVQTFQPYQSTKEINEEARQAASAIIEMRRADAARSKTKPSFLFVNNRLEGNSLLTIIAVLDRLGLASEALRKAGPSKSGV
- a CDS encoding sulfatase-like hydrolase/transferase, with amino-acid sequence MRRLFFLALFCLSALSGLHAAPPPNIVFILSDDHSYPFLGCYGRPEMKTPHLDQFAAEGMKFHRMFTGAPQCVPSRATFLTGRSPVACRITRFSSPLPRDEITYPEILKKEAGYFVGVLGRSYHLDGSGRSPEASARVFEANQLQTFKERFDYVDSTGQNTIPETMKAFFDQRPKDKPYYLWVNFSDPHHPWDTGTNAPDPAKLTVPGSLPDLPGVRADLSRYESEIEHMDTDFKRVLDIVKERAGLDNTLIVFTGDNGMAFPSGKGSLHDPGLNVPLIVWWPGTIQPGSESRALISGEDVAPTCLEAAGLPVPNRISGKSFLRLLRGQPFQPRQHIFAERGPHGSSTFNEGVSAASVDYSRAVRSDRYKLIYNVTPSHRYSPVDSAGDPSWQDIVKAHEGKQLDSAFETLWFTSPRAVYELYDLDTDPSELRNLAGQPDMKDIEQQLKEALQEKMILDYDYLPLPIAGTPKKKAAEKNQAAKNDPNREKQFAQKDRDKDGVLSWDEFRQGRSAADAEGWFKARDQDANGSLSREEFITAKVPNPPKK
- a CDS encoding sulfatase — protein: MKSFLLTLFASLALLSTCANAADRPNVLFIIFDDWGWRDAGAYGSTWVKTPNFDRIAKEGILFKNAYTSNPKCSPCRASILTGRNTWQLEEASCHNGIFPPKFAVYPDLVQAAGYSLGLTGKGWGPGDFKLNGRTQNPAGPSFDEHTVAPPAKGMGKNDYGKNFEAFMSQRERGKPFCFWMGFQEPHRAYEPDSGVRMGKKLEDVVVPPYFPDTSIVRGDLADYAIEVEYADAYIGKALATLEAAGELDNTLIVVTSDHGMPFPYVKGQIHEDGFHLPLAMRWGKGIQPGRVVEDFINVRDFAPTFLELAGVKPHEQMTGKSLVNILRSPKSGFIEDRKIMLAGKERHDLGRPNDWGYPVRAIRTPEYLYVHNFHPERWPACNPETDFGNCDPSPTKELIKALGGTYYEMAFGKRPADELYRLSDDPSGIRNLANDLAFTPVLNELRDKMMSLLKEEGDPRALGNGAIFDTYQYLASRKKGYDTWLKAQDTALAESIKAKAVEVNDKHRARPPKVKPVP
- a CDS encoding BlaI/MecI/CopY family transcriptional regulator yields the protein MPAPDISDSEWSVMEALWERAPQTASEVTRTLKPTMKWAENTVRTLLTRLVEKGALKTDANTSGTRTYLPAVKREACVRAESDSFLQRVFQGAAKPLLIHFAQNSKLTPEEVKELKKLLDQSLDR
- a CDS encoding M56 family metallopeptidase; the protein is MNLSAQLFEWVLATSLRASLLTGAVLLIQAALHRYLTPRWRYALWLPVLATLLMPSLLESRWSAETLLSSTAEESVIPPAAQPLPIVMEMDALAVTIPPVAAKPFDWQFALTTTWAVGCGALLICGTVSLWLTLRRYRCSAIPAPADLLHEIEQLAAEMHLNRLPRVLVSPRVSSPATTGVWRPTLMLPSRLGDQFTPAEIRLILKHELMHLKRGDLPMNLLLCGLMAVHWFNPLLWLAFFKARTDREAACDAQVLTHGSKECRLHYGHALLKMESAFGPHGLSLGFVGIFQRGAALRTRIQAIARFQRSHPLMRMLVVSAMAVLTFLGSTRAQTPQGTTDKEDLNFALGQSRFRSGDALHITSVERSADSLTVTGEYELTSQDGATLGLYITSLESPPKGILNGPNQQVVVKKGRGQFSLTLPQPYPGLPHLTFYKLAPPSNHNAFGAIYFGTKAEAEASHKLNLNYLAHDAPDPTVTNKYLLEKLDRIVLPHIQFRGATLEEVVEFLNVKAKEYDTAEPDETRKGVPFIVVHSPGTENILSLELKKVSLGEAVRYVSELAEMKFKVEPHAVIFIPATGSTPLIKATPAPAQIQKGRAGELGRKIILPQVQFKEATLEEAAEFIRNKVQTACDRMEESPLNIIIKPGAPAGIKISLSLKEVPLVEALRYLAELSNHTLQWDDHSFILEPR